One genomic window of Chloroflexota bacterium includes the following:
- a CDS encoding thioesterase family protein, which produces MTLDVPIRVRYAETDAMGVAYHGHYFTWFEVARVELMRALGLRYRDLEAEGIYLPVVECRARFLAAARYDAPLQVRTALMAATRARIVFGYLVREPEATVPLLACGQTTHAFTTREGRATRLPQSHPLWQGMRNVTCQPEFVSIA; this is translated from the coding sequence ATGACACTAGACGTCCCGATACGCGTTCGCTATGCCGAAACCGACGCCATGGGGGTGGCGTACCATGGGCATTATTTCACGTGGTTCGAAGTCGCGAGGGTAGAGCTTATGCGCGCGCTAGGATTGCGCTATCGAGACCTTGAGGCGGAGGGGATCTACCTGCCGGTTGTGGAATGTCGAGCGCGATTTCTTGCCGCCGCCCGCTACGACGCTCCCTTGCAGGTGCGCACGGCGCTCATGGCGGCCACGCGCGCCAGGATCGTGTTCGGCTACCTCGTGCGGGAACCGGAAGCGACTGTCCCACTTCTCGCCTGCGGTCAGACTACCCACGCGTTTACTACGCGCGAGGGCCGCGCCACGCGACTGCCCCAAAGTCATCCGCTGTGGCAAGGCATGCGTAACGTCACTTGTCAGCCTGAATTCGTCTCAATTGCCTAA
- a CDS encoding PIN domain-containing protein, which produces MRFLDTNILLRYFTGDNLEMAESARRLLAIIQRGEEKVVTSPLVVFETVFTLQRTYGVSRERIGSMVGAIISLPGIRFAEKRLCLEALDVFVQHRISFADAYTVVHMKARGITEIYSWESDFDKIEDVRRVVPT; this is translated from the coding sequence ATGCGCTTTCTTGATACCAACATCCTTCTACGCTACTTCACGGGTGATAACTTGGAAATGGCAGAATCCGCGCGTCGGCTGCTGGCGATAATTCAGCGGGGGGAGGAAAAGGTTGTCACCTCGCCGTTGGTCGTATTCGAAACCGTGTTCACTCTCCAGCGCACGTACGGTGTTTCCAGAGAGAGGATAGGGTCGATGGTAGGCGCCATCATCTCCCTGCCTGGAATCCGGTTTGCCGAGAAGCGACTATGCCTGGAAGCGCTCGATGTGTTTGTACAGCACCGCATCTCTTTCGCCGACGCCTACACAGTTGTGCACATGAAAGCCCGTGGGATTACGGAGATATATAGCTGGGAGAGCGACTTCGACAAGATCGAGGATGTTCGCAGAGTCGTGCCGACGTGA
- a CDS encoding AbrB/MazE/SpoVT family DNA-binding domain-containing protein, translating to MRVYQTRVTQKGQVTVPAEIRKELGIKPRDFVRFESTPDGVRLLPVLSPVDRYFGAAASSQKALTWREERAAFEEGVAKEAESDRQSEDDALS from the coding sequence GTGCGAGTTTACCAAACGAGGGTAACGCAGAAGGGCCAGGTAACGGTACCGGCTGAGATACGAAAGGAGCTAGGCATCAAGCCGCGGGACTTCGTGCGGTTTGAATCGACACCAGACGGAGTTCGCCTGCTGCCGGTCCTGTCCCCAGTGGATCGTTACTTTGGCGCAGCAGCAAGTTCGCAAAAGGCTCTAACTTGGCGTGAAGAACGCGCTGCGTTCGAAGAAGGGGTGGCGAAAGAAGCAGAGTCTGACCGGCAAAGTGAAGACGATGCGCTTTCTTGA
- a CDS encoding CocE/NonD family hydrolase, with product MATPPYSVHVERNVAVPMRDGVVLRADVYRPDAAGPFPVILTRTPYNKTALDGGPSPTYETLAASGYLIVAQDVRGRYASDGEFTPLFAFGYPDIEDGYDTVEWCARLPDSTGDVGIFGNSYGGFTSYCAAFSQAPSLRCVFAEGMTQRLTDFEPHFRPGRRFAWSMCTIAPDIRLKQGLGGPHHKEIADQLWERERHKWLWFLPRKDIPDDHFGGPVQAAYYRTLMTEAGVDTFQWQDRYPDVRVPVFHRTGWYDRFVRAIDGHTLMAQQAGTPEARAGQRAMIGPWGHTSALNVYEGELDFGPDGLVEQTDLLLRWFDFWLKDQDTGIMDEGPISLYILGDNAWRNENEWPLARTQYTDYHLHSNGNAQTPHGDGALSPDQSGDESPDQFVYDPRDPVPSCHLMHDQDGVFDQRVLDSRQDVLVYQTDTLTEPLEVTGEPVLHLHAASSAVDTDFMAKLIDVHPNGFAQNLSYGVVRARYRNGYESSQLLTPGQVYEFTITLNPIANVFQPGHRLRLDISSSDFPNWDRNLNTGSDGYADATMVSARQTVLHDANHPTRITLPVIPRD from the coding sequence ATGGCCACGCCGCCGTACTCCGTACACGTGGAACGAAATGTCGCCGTGCCCATGCGGGATGGCGTTGTCTTGCGCGCAGACGTTTACCGACCGGATGCTGCGGGGCCGTTTCCCGTAATCCTCACGCGCACGCCGTACAACAAGACTGCCTTAGACGGCGGTCCGTCACCTACCTACGAAACCCTGGCTGCGTCAGGGTATCTTATCGTGGCACAAGACGTGCGCGGCCGCTATGCCTCGGACGGTGAATTCACGCCGCTCTTTGCCTTTGGCTATCCGGATATCGAAGACGGTTACGATACGGTTGAGTGGTGCGCGCGGCTGCCGGATTCAACCGGCGACGTCGGCATCTTCGGCAACTCCTACGGGGGCTTTACTTCGTATTGCGCCGCTTTCAGCCAAGCCCCCAGCCTCCGCTGCGTCTTTGCCGAAGGTATGACCCAGCGCCTCACGGACTTTGAGCCGCACTTCCGTCCCGGGCGGCGCTTTGCCTGGTCTATGTGCACCATCGCGCCGGACATTCGTCTCAAGCAGGGCCTCGGTGGGCCGCATCACAAGGAGATTGCCGATCAATTGTGGGAACGTGAACGCCACAAGTGGCTGTGGTTCCTGCCCCGCAAGGACATACCGGACGATCACTTTGGCGGGCCTGTGCAGGCCGCCTACTACCGCACGCTCATGACCGAGGCCGGCGTCGACACGTTCCAGTGGCAAGACCGCTACCCGGACGTCCGCGTACCGGTATTCCACCGCACGGGCTGGTACGACCGCTTCGTGCGCGCGATCGACGGCCATACGCTCATGGCACAGCAGGCCGGCACGCCGGAGGCCCGCGCCGGGCAGCGCGCCATGATTGGACCCTGGGGACACACAAGCGCCCTTAACGTCTACGAAGGCGAACTGGATTTCGGTCCTGACGGCCTTGTGGAGCAGACCGACCTCCTGCTCCGCTGGTTCGATTTCTGGCTCAAAGACCAGGATACCGGCATCATGGACGAGGGGCCGATTAGCCTATATATTCTTGGCGACAATGCGTGGCGCAACGAGAATGAATGGCCGCTCGCGCGTACACAGTACACCGACTATCACCTACACAGCAACGGCAACGCGCAGACCCCTCACGGCGACGGCGCCCTTTCGCCAGATCAGTCGGGTGACGAGTCGCCCGACCAGTTTGTCTACGATCCTCGCGATCCGGTGCCCTCTTGCCATCTGATGCACGATCAAGACGGCGTCTTCGACCAGCGCGTGCTGGATTCTCGCCAGGACGTGCTCGTCTACCAGACCGACACCTTGACTGAGCCATTGGAGGTGACCGGCGAACCGGTCCTGCACCTGCATGCCGCTTCCAGCGCCGTTGACACGGACTTCATGGCAAAACTGATCGACGTCCACCCCAATGGCTTTGCGCAAAACCTCAGCTACGGTGTCGTGCGCGCCCGCTACCGCAATGGCTATGAGTCGTCGCAACTGCTAACGCCCGGACAGGTGTATGAATTCACCATCACGCTCAACCCGATCGCGAATGTCTTTCAACCCGGCCACCGCCTGCGCCTGGATATCTCCAGCAGCGACTTTCCCAACTGGGACCGCAACCTGAACACCGGCAGCGACGGCTACGCGGATGCCACGATGGTCAGCGCCCGCCAGACTGTGCTTCACGATGCCAACCACCCAACGCGCATCACTTTGCCCGTTATTCCGAGAGACTGA
- a CDS encoding glycosyltransferase family 2 protein, whose translation MKLSVLIPVYNECETVRAVLERVADVSLEKEIVIVDDGSSDGTTAVLQSLQDERYHVVYHPENRGKGAAIRTALAAATGDVIVIQDADLEYDPADFPALLGPIARGETKVVYGVRSLEHQEFVRRLGNVFLTLVTRILFRASLHDMETCYKMMAREVVDRFTIESSGFELEPEITAKILKLGYGIREVPISYTPRRERKLNPWIDGPHALWTLVKFALRS comes from the coding sequence ATGAAACTCTCCGTTTTGATTCCGGTCTACAACGAATGCGAGACCGTGCGCGCAGTTCTGGAGCGCGTGGCGGACGTCTCTTTGGAGAAAGAGATCGTCATCGTAGACGATGGCTCATCGGACGGCACGACAGCAGTGTTACAGTCTCTCCAGGACGAGCGGTACCACGTAGTTTATCACCCGGAGAATAGAGGAAAGGGCGCGGCAATTCGCACCGCGTTGGCGGCGGCGACGGGAGACGTGATCGTCATTCAGGACGCTGATCTGGAGTATGATCCGGCGGACTTTCCGGCGTTGCTGGGACCGATCGCGCGGGGCGAGACCAAGGTGGTCTATGGCGTGCGATCGTTGGAACACCAGGAGTTCGTCCGGCGTCTCGGCAATGTTTTCCTTACCCTCGTAACACGTATCCTGTTTCGGGCCTCGCTGCATGACATGGAGACGTGCTACAAGATGATGGCCAGGGAGGTTGTCGATCGATTCACTATCGAGTCTTCGGGCTTTGAATTGGAGCCGGAGATCACGGCGAAAATCCTGAAGCTAGGCTATGGCATTCGTGAGGTGCCGATATCTTACACGCCACGCAGAGAGCGCAAGCTCAATCCTTGGATTGACGGGCCGCACGCGTTGTGGACCCTGGTGAAGTTCGCGCTCCGTAGTTGA
- a CDS encoding extracellular solute-binding protein — MTRRELLRAGSAGLGSGLLLACGKRGAPDAPTPVPEEVTVTVAVRAGDRVNAVLDKALPTVRYGLAPGGRDGIPTIREVHRIVATPGRSFVTAIRQRVAAGEAPDVVWFSLQDDLPEILRGDLLRPLNPFLDNDTNNTLKGYHPESLRALEFWGQQMALPAALGILSVRYDTEVLTAREVPSPLSSWTWDEFATMAAALTHTADKGTVWGFGTTTVPAWLPLIVGAGGRVADLGAGRTTLDQSEARRGLHFWMELAHRYRALEGGPHVTMDAVMRRRNGSSTAPLRLELINWHNTEPYSLPFAFVGTPNGPSQSLPMLVTDMVGVSAHSANIDAAYAVAKPLAAQLGSQLLVPPRNNAIEFIRRPNRMHADLALGLDRADVVLRSLSYSVGTTLSLYSGLGKTLTERMALPALRGSLAAPAALENGAAVVREWLGSPPR, encoded by the coding sequence ATGACGCGACGAGAATTGTTACGAGCCGGCAGTGCAGGCCTTGGCAGCGGTCTGTTGCTTGCCTGCGGTAAACGCGGCGCCCCCGATGCGCCGACGCCAGTGCCGGAGGAGGTCACCGTCACCGTTGCCGTGCGAGCCGGTGACCGGGTGAACGCCGTATTGGACAAGGCGTTGCCGACAGTGCGCTACGGGTTGGCGCCCGGCGGGCGCGACGGCATACCCACCATCAGAGAAGTACACAGGATCGTAGCCACGCCCGGCCGTTCGTTTGTGACCGCAATTCGCCAGCGCGTTGCGGCAGGCGAGGCTCCTGACGTTGTCTGGTTCAGTTTGCAGGATGACCTCCCGGAGATCTTGCGCGGCGATTTGCTGCGTCCCTTAAACCCTTTTCTCGATAACGACACCAACAATACACTGAAGGGCTACCATCCGGAGTCATTGCGCGCCCTAGAGTTTTGGGGACAGCAAATGGCGCTCCCGGCGGCGCTGGGCATTCTTTCAGTGCGGTATGATACTGAAGTTCTCACGGCGCGCGAGGTGCCGTCGCCGCTGTCAAGTTGGACGTGGGATGAATTTGCCACGATGGCCGCGGCGCTGACACACACCGCGGACAAGGGCACAGTTTGGGGGTTTGGCACGACGACCGTTCCCGCTTGGTTGCCTCTAATTGTTGGCGCAGGCGGGCGGGTTGCCGATCTTGGCGCCGGCAGAACGACGCTTGACCAGTCAGAGGCCCGGCGCGGGCTGCATTTTTGGATGGAACTTGCACACCGCTATCGGGCGCTGGAAGGCGGGCCGCACGTCACCATGGATGCAGTTATGCGGCGGCGAAACGGTTCTTCCACAGCGCCGCTGCGCCTCGAACTCATCAACTGGCACAACACGGAGCCTTACTCATTGCCGTTCGCCTTTGTTGGGACACCCAACGGGCCGTCCCAATCCCTACCCATGTTGGTCACCGACATGGTTGGCGTTTCCGCGCACAGCGCGAATATTGACGCTGCCTACGCCGTTGCCAAACCGCTGGCCGCACAACTAGGGTCACAGTTGCTGGTGCCACCGCGCAATAACGCAATTGAGTTCATCCGTCGTCCCAACCGCATGCACGCTGACCTTGCATTGGGGCTGGACCGAGCGGACGTGGTCTTGCGAAGCCTCTCGTATAGTGTCGGCACTACGCTCTCGTTGTATAGTGGATTAGGGAAGACCTTGACCGAGCGGATGGCCTTGCCGGCGCTGAGAGGCAGTCTCGCTGCCCCTGCCGCCCTGGAGAACGGTGCCGCCGTGGTGCGTGAATGGCTCGGTTCACCGCCTCGTTAG
- a CDS encoding MFS transporter yields the protein MASQAVGLREKLLLLTEGHRRLYRNSSFVLLWSGQTVSVFGDAFFNLAVMWVVWSETQSTLQTAIIQAIWHLPDVLLAPLAGVLADRWDRKAIMVTTSLAAAAVVGAVALLVMLIGHLPPIVAFVAIFKLNSLTTFMNPARASVMPSLVGRDLLTTAQGLFSTARETASLAGSAAAGLLIAAASAVWALAVDAASFLFVALCIALARLPGRAAPSAASNEARPRLSLGSVAQDLREGWRTATGLPVLRALLWLSVLINIGSFMGPLWPALVQERLGGGAGSFGMLLAAGTAGGMFGGLLAGPLERRLGAGRVLASGWSLSGACTLGIAISTWMTATVVLEFVETASLTASMVASGAITITAVPEEYRGRLFGVFRSLSVVLIPASALAGGFIAEFVEIWIMFAAGGEIILALALTAWVNPHVRNARI from the coding sequence ATGGCGAGCCAAGCGGTAGGCCTAAGGGAAAAGTTGCTCCTCCTAACTGAAGGCCACCGCCGCCTATATCGCAACTCCTCGTTTGTATTGCTCTGGAGCGGTCAGACGGTCTCTGTTTTTGGTGATGCCTTCTTCAATCTCGCCGTCATGTGGGTGGTGTGGTCGGAGACCCAGTCAACCCTGCAGACCGCCATCATACAGGCCATCTGGCACCTCCCCGATGTCCTTCTTGCGCCCTTGGCCGGCGTCCTCGCCGACCGCTGGGACCGCAAAGCGATCATGGTAACGACCAGCCTCGCCGCGGCAGCAGTGGTGGGAGCGGTGGCCCTGCTGGTGATGCTAATCGGACACCTGCCTCCCATCGTTGCCTTTGTAGCAATCTTCAAGCTAAACAGCCTGACTACGTTCATGAACCCAGCCCGCGCCTCGGTCATGCCCTCCCTTGTAGGGCGTGACCTGCTGACCACGGCCCAGGGCTTGTTTTCCACCGCCAGAGAAACAGCATCTTTGGCTGGCAGCGCGGCTGCCGGGCTGCTGATCGCGGCTGCGAGTGCAGTGTGGGCCTTGGCGGTCGATGCGGCGTCGTTCCTGTTCGTGGCGCTGTGTATCGCGCTCGCCCGCCTGCCAGGCAGGGCTGCCCCATCCGCCGCCTCGAATGAGGCTCGTCCTCGGCTCTCTCTGGGGTCAGTCGCCCAAGACCTGCGGGAAGGGTGGCGGACGGCCACCGGGCTGCCGGTGTTGCGGGCGTTGCTGTGGCTCAGCGTCCTTATCAACATCGGCTCCTTCATGGGTCCGCTGTGGCCGGCCCTTGTACAGGAGCGTCTTGGCGGCGGGGCGGGCTCTTTCGGCATGCTTTTGGCAGCAGGGACGGCAGGCGGCATGTTTGGCGGACTTTTGGCCGGGCCGTTAGAACGGCGCCTCGGCGCAGGGCGTGTTCTGGCATCGGGCTGGAGCCTGTCGGGGGCATGCACGTTGGGGATAGCAATCTCCACCTGGATGACAGCGACCGTGGTCCTGGAGTTCGTAGAGACCGCCTCACTTACCGCCAGCATGGTGGCGAGTGGCGCGATCACGATTACAGCCGTTCCTGAAGAGTACCGCGGCCGGCTCTTTGGCGTATTCCGCAGCCTGTCCGTCGTCCTCATCCCCGCGAGTGCCCTCGCCGGAGGGTTCATTGCGGAGTTCGTGGAGATTTGGATCATGTTCGCCGCTGGCGGAGAGATAATCCTCGCCCTCGCGTTGACCGCCTGGGTGAATCCCCACGTTAGAAACGCGCGCATCTGA